One part of the Streptomyces ferrugineus genome encodes these proteins:
- a CDS encoding ATP-grasp domain-containing protein translates to MRSSPPQEGGCPSGPPSSASRSLSVLLIGDPTDPHMAAVLDRLPRHGTVTVDAASLPNTLRDLNPQHSTLLDRTGEPVHMSAQHPARGWIRRLAPAGWDTGAVLGGHAAARLAARTALLAALLRDDRLTWLCPVDALFAAENKIVQYRAARTTGLRTPKTAISASPAVLADALGEPFVVKPLGPGNFTGDDGHERVVPAQAVTAADLAGTDLLDAPFLAQECLTARTHLRIVTVAGRAWAAELDADGLPLDWRQSTSAHHAFRPTSRWRDTEQAALDLADRLGTGFTCQDWVVDEAGPAFLDLNPGGQWLFLPDSMTAQIADCLAGWLKGA, encoded by the coding sequence GTGAGATCGTCCCCGCCCCAGGAGGGCGGCTGCCCCTCCGGCCCGCCGTCATCCGCGAGCAGGTCCCTGTCCGTTCTGCTCATCGGTGACCCGACGGACCCGCACATGGCCGCGGTCCTTGACCGGCTTCCCCGACACGGCACCGTCACCGTCGACGCGGCCTCCCTTCCCAACACACTGCGCGATCTCAACCCCCAGCACAGCACGCTGCTCGACCGCACCGGCGAACCGGTCCACATGTCCGCACAGCATCCCGCCCGCGGGTGGATCCGGCGCCTCGCCCCCGCGGGCTGGGACACGGGCGCCGTCCTGGGCGGCCACGCCGCTGCCCGACTCGCCGCACGCACGGCACTACTGGCCGCCCTCCTGCGGGACGACAGGCTCACCTGGCTGTGCCCCGTCGACGCGCTCTTCGCCGCCGAGAACAAGATCGTCCAGTACCGGGCGGCCCGCACGACCGGACTGCGCACCCCCAAAACCGCCATCAGCGCCAGCCCCGCCGTCCTGGCCGACGCCCTCGGTGAACCGTTCGTCGTCAAACCGCTGGGGCCGGGCAACTTCACGGGAGACGACGGCCACGAGCGCGTCGTGCCCGCCCAGGCCGTGACCGCGGCCGACCTGGCCGGCACGGACCTGCTCGACGCACCCTTCCTGGCGCAGGAATGCCTCACCGCCCGTACCCACCTGCGGATCGTCACCGTCGCCGGCCGGGCCTGGGCCGCCGAACTCGACGCCGACGGGCTCCCGTTGGACTGGCGCCAGTCCACATCAGCGCACCACGCCTTCCGCCCGACCTCCCGGTGGCGGGATACAGAACAAGCCGCCCTCGACCTGGCCGACCGCCTGGGAACCGGCTTCACCTGCCAGGACTGGGTCGTTGACGAGGCCGGCCCCGCCTTCCTCGACCTCAACCCCGGCGGACAGTGGCTCTTCCTGCCCGACAGCATGACGGCCCAGATCGCAGACTGCCTGGCCGGTTGGCTGAAGGGCGCCTGA
- a CDS encoding sulfite exporter TauE/SafE family protein translates to MIALMLALVVGATVALAQGGLGGGGSILAVPALIYLLHFTPAAATTASLLVIPTSVTALTGHARDGNVAWHTGLFLASAGIMPAMLAGAATGHLPQSVLTIAFAVVAGAAALSMLHPRDGEPSGRVHPGTASAAGAGLGAVTGFLAVPTLVSVLGLSMRRAVGTNLLVITVNSLAAAAARASTGVKLAWAVIAPFTAAALLGAWDGKRLSNRIKRQALQRLFAYVLLAVAVLMLIDAVV, encoded by the coding sequence ATGATCGCGCTCATGCTTGCGCTCGTCGTCGGCGCCACCGTCGCCCTGGCACAGGGTGGGCTCGGCGGAGGAGGCAGCATCCTCGCCGTACCTGCCCTGATCTACCTCCTCCACTTCACCCCGGCGGCAGCGACGACAGCCAGCCTCCTCGTCATCCCCACCTCGGTCACAGCACTGACCGGACATGCTCGTGACGGCAACGTAGCCTGGCACACAGGACTGTTCCTTGCCTCGGCCGGCATAATGCCCGCGATGCTCGCCGGAGCCGCAACCGGCCATCTGCCCCAGTCCGTGCTGACCATCGCCTTTGCCGTCGTCGCCGGCGCCGCAGCCCTGAGCATGCTGCATCCTCGGGACGGCGAACCGTCCGGCCGGGTACATCCGGGTACGGCCAGTGCAGCCGGTGCCGGGCTCGGCGCGGTGACCGGCTTCCTCGCCGTGCCGACGCTGGTCAGCGTCCTCGGGCTGAGCATGCGCCGAGCAGTCGGGACCAACCTGCTGGTCATCACCGTGAACTCGTTGGCCGCAGCGGCAGCACGGGCCAGCACCGGTGTGAAGCTCGCCTGGGCAGTCATCGCCCCCTTCACCGCGGCGGCGCTTTTGGGCGCTTGGGACGGCAAACGTCTGTCGAACAGGATCAAGCGTCAAGCCTTGCAGCGTCTGTTCGCCTACGTGCTGCTCGCGGTCGCGGTGCTCATGCTCATCGACGCGGTCGTCTGA
- a CDS encoding IS3 family transposase, producing the protein MGSVGDSYDNALAENLWMLIKTEGLRGRTFTTRAEANLALFEYIDGFYNSRRIQERLGFLSPIEFEEKYYAEQATAEPTNLNTRHPLLTS; encoded by the coding sequence ATGGGCTCCGTCGGAGACTCGTACGACAACGCCCTCGCGGAGAACCTCTGGATGCTCATCAAAACCGAGGGCCTCCGTGGCCGCACCTTCACCACAAGGGCCGAGGCGAATCTCGCGCTCTTCGAGTACATCGACGGCTTCTATAACTCCCGCCGCATCCAGGAACGGCTCGGCTTCCTCAGCCCGATCGAGTTCGAGGAGAAGTACTACGCCGAGCAGGCGACGGCCGAACCAACGAATCTGAACACCCGTCACCCCCTGCTGACCAGCTGA